Part of the Sorghum bicolor cultivar BTx623 chromosome 1, Sorghum_bicolor_NCBIv3, whole genome shotgun sequence genome, agttagtccatgattggacaataattgctaaataaaaaaaaatgctatggtagctaaaaacaaaaaaaattaggaactaaacaagacctatatTTGTTTACAAGTTTTGTGTCACAAACGTGGTTTTCAATGTGTCTATTCCACTTGCTATGGACTCGTACCTTTCCTAGACCTCacttaataaataaattaacAGGGGTGGACAAATTGATGGGATATTGCCATAGCATGGTTTCACAATGTGGTAGTGTGTAACATGGTATTACAGCAACGGTTCCATATCATGAGCAGCTATCTTCAGTAAATGTGCGCGGGGCCGGGTACCTGTTTAGGAACTTGGGGCATGTTCATTTGGATCTTATAGACTAACACGGGGCAATGGCATGATATATGCATATAACCTGAAATAATTTCACCAGCTGGTAGCCTTCAACACAAAAAGTCTCCTTGTTCTTAGTGAAATACAGCGTGAAGTCTTGTTcttatatagaaaaaaaaaaacgcgCACAAGGTTTCCGCGTACGTGTCAGTTGCGATCGAGGACACCCATAGCTTTCACGGTTTCACCACTTGAAAAGCACCTGCTGCCCCTATAGCAGAGCAGAACCCTGGACCTGGAGTGAGTATGTGGGACCAGTATCACACGTTTTTTGCACGATGACTGATGAGGACAGGAGCTAGCAAACGACCGGAGCTATCTATCTATCAGCAACTTCCTGCTGCGCCTCATCAGCCCCATCACTGGGTGTCGCCTCTCTCTTCGGCTCTTCccatcctgctgctgctgctgctgctatatAAGCTGTGTGCAGGGCACCAGCATCCCCAGTATCTCATTCTCATCCGATCCTACAGCCAGTGTTGTTCTAGACCAGAGTTCGAGCAAGGAGCTAGCTGAGCACTTGCACACAGCTCTGCTCGATCGTGTAGCTAGCGAAGCCACAGTGACCGACTTTGCTGTAGCGGATAAACCACCGGACCAAAACCGATCCATCCATCCAACCACAGAACACGTACGCGTATACTAGAGACATGGCCTCCGCGATCAAGGCTGCATCGACCTCCCGGTGGTCTTCGTCCCCGGCGGTACAGTCGTCGCCGCTCCCGAAGCGGGTCGCCATGCCGGGGCGCCGGAGGTCTGTGGCCACTGTAAGATCGGTCGCCGCGGTAGCTCCGGCTGCCCCGGCGCCGGCCAGGCTCACCGGTGCCGGCCTGACGGTGTCGCAGACCATGTCCAAGCTCAGGGCGCAGGGCAAGGTACGTATATAGTACTATTCCTATGCATGTAATTAACCAGGCTGGGCTTCCGCATACGTAGTactgatttggagctttcggtgTGCCGGCGTGGTCGCAGACGGCGTTCATCCCGTACATCACCGCCGGCGACCCGGACCTGGCGACGACGGCAGAGGCGCTGCGGCTCCTGGACGCGTGCGGCGCAGACGTCATCGAGCTCGGCGTGCCCTTCTCGGACCCCTACGCCGACGGGCCGGTCATCCAGGCGTCGGCGGCGCGGGCGCTGGCGAGCGGCACGACGCCGGACGCTGTGCTGGCGATGCTCCAGGAGGTGACGCCGGAGCTGTCCTGCCCGGTGGTGCTCTTCTCCTACTTCAACCCCATCGTGCACTGGGGCCTGCCCgacttcgccgccgccgtcaaggACGCCGGCGTGCACGGCCTCATAGTGCCCGATCTCCCGTATGGAGCCTCGTGTGCTCTCAGGACTGAAGCCATCAAGAACAACATCGAGCTGGTGCTGCTCACAACACCATCTACGCCAGCGGATAGAATGGAGGAGATCACAAAAGCTTCACAAGGATTCGTGTATCTCGTAAGTGACACTGTGACAGTGACACCAAATTTACTGCCCAATGTTTAGCTATATATATAGCGTCTGAACTTGATGATGACAACATGCTCATCCTACTTGACCCATGCATCACAGGTGAGCGTCAATGGAGTTACAGGTCCACGCGCAAACGTGAACACACGTGTCGAATCTCTCATCCAGGAGGTTAAACAGGTAATACAATCTtgccaaagaaaaagaaaaaaagaggccATTTTTCGTTCATTTTTGTTACCCTGCAGACAACGAGACATGACTCCACTGTCACTGAGTTAGCATGTGTTTTTGTTTGCAGGTCACTGACAAACCTGTTGCTGTTGGCTTTGGCATATCGAAACCTGAGCATGTAAAGCAGGTAATCAAGGAAAACTTAACTATAATGTCTCAAAAACTTACTCACATACTTAATTTATAGCAAATTCTAACAGTATATATTGTACATGGACAGATTGCAGAGTGGGGTGCAGATGGTGTGATCATTGGCAGTGCAATGGTGAGACAATTAGGTGAAGCAGCCTCTCCCAAAGAAGGCTTGAAGAGGCTAGAGAAATATGCCAGGAGCATGAAGAACGCACTACCATGCCAGTGAACTAGTCGGATGACGCAATATATAGGCTGTTAGCATGCACGTTAGAAAAACAATCTTGGCAGGAGTAGGACAACTAATAATGATCCATTCAGCAAGATTGCTTTGTACACATTGTAACGAAAAGGTATCAATACAAAACTCAGCGATTCCTAACTCAATACAAAAATCAACATTGCGTTATTGAATTGCACGGTGCTGCCATTCAGTGGTTACTTCGTTTGTTCTAAATTATAGTTCACTTTGAGTTTGTCCTAACTGAAACTTTTTAAAGTGTAGCTGATATTTTAGAATAATGAGTCAATATCTATAATAGTTTCATTACATTCTTCATGAAATTTTGATACGCATTTATGTGAACTTGTAATGATAGTACTATCATATTTTTCAGAAGATTTGCGAATCAGAGTACAGCAAATTAAAACTAAACTGAGAtctaatttgaaatggaggggaATATGTGTAGGATTTTGATGTATGGAGGAATCCTAGTTACTATTAGGATCCCTTTTTGTTTGATCAGATCATAATATCATGATTCTATCAGATCTTTTGCAaactatatatttttatgtacaAATTTCAGAGTGCGGTGTTAAAAATCAAAGCCAGTGATATTTTGAacgttgattttttttattttttttggaaaaaactTGGGAGCACCACCCATTCACATTTTTCCAAGCCACCTTAATTTAAACTACCTTATTGGCTCATGCTCCTGCATGTGCTAGtaactcttttttttaaaaaaaataatctaaAGAGAAATTTGGGCCCCAATGCCAAAAAATGGCTTAGCTT contains:
- the LOC8061167 gene encoding indole-3-glycerol phosphate lyase, chloroplastic — its product is MASAIKAASTSRWSSSPAVQSSPLPKRVAMPGRRRSVATVRSVAAVAPAAPAPARLTGAGLTVSQTMSKLRAQGKTAFIPYITAGDPDLATTAEALRLLDACGADVIELGVPFSDPYADGPVIQASAARALASGTTPDAVLAMLQEVTPELSCPVVLFSYFNPIVHWGLPDFAAAVKDAGVHGLIVPDLPYGASCALRTEAIKNNIELVLLTTPSTPADRMEEITKASQGFVYLVSVNGVTGPRANVNTRVESLIQEVKQVTDKPVAVGFGISKPEHVKQIAEWGADGVIIGSAMVRQLGEAASPKEGLKRLEKYARSMKNALPCQ